aaaaacagtagtaaattttattaattaattaatatttaactaatattctgttaatcaacttcattaatattattgctgatgtcaatattaatgtaaagaCCGTGAGCGGTTACTCACTTGCCAATAAAACACCAAACGTCCAAACTTAGCAGAGAACTCCAAAAGTGACCACACAATAAATACTTTAGCAAAAGTGTCTCGAGTGTATGAAAGTCTTCTGGTCGAATCTTACTGACGAGatcgcaaaaaaatatcagagtTGCCTCATAAACACTGATCAACTGTGATGATTCGCCGATCTCATGAGTGCCTGACAATCTTAACTCTCCGACACAAATTTCTTCTCCGActacaatagaaaaaaatttgtcatctaacttttaaaatataagcataatttaattaaaaattcttttttttaattttataatattcttttttcttaatttttataatattcttaaaattttttaaatgtttaaaattttacattcataattaaaactttcataAATCTTCTGAAAATTCTTACTGTAACTTACGATATTCTATGTATGTCAAAGCAACGTTTAAGATCGAATCCGAACCTAGGGACCATTTGCAATGATGCTCGTATGGCATTTTGTTGAGTTTTTTCATAATAGCAATTgtcaataaatgataatttaccTGTTGATCATGTGAGACAATTTGCTTTCCATACTGGAAATATACCTAGAACAATACAAACagttgtaatttatacaattttgtaaaatgctaatttttgtgtctctttctctccctctttttctctctctctctttctctttcacttctttttttcatataatataattatataagaatattttttgctattttgtgtgtacaaatttattatttattattttacaaagaaataaaattcataataatgacaaaataaatgcgacttatttactttttttaaatcaaattaaattttaatcacgtACCTGCTTGAAATCATCGTGATTAAAGATGATATCTAAAAGAGATGTGGCATCGATCGAAATTGTTCCTTCATCTCCTTTTGTTAAATTGAAGCATAAATATCtgtgacaaaaataattattatataatccttttaatattattgtattctattttgtataatatacgttatatgtataatataatccttcctatataatgtaatttcatGCACATACAGTACATATAAGTAAAAAGTtctgtaataattaaagataatttctgTTTTGAAAGATTAATGAGAAATCGATCGAAAAGATTGATTACCCGTATATATGCGCCGAAAGTTTCACCAAATGCAGCATTGTTTCGTATGAGAGACATTTGTTATAAACAGCTGTTAATTTCTCGAGGATTTTCAATAAACGCATAGCAACCATTAGACTTCGTTCCGTATTCTTATCCTTCTGATcctatatcataatatatctaattgctactaatatataataatattaatataataatgtatgtataattaattaatattacacgaAGATAGTTCagttagatattttattcagatTCGTTTAGATTCgcgctaaaataaattatttaatattcatatataatattagaattgtATGCTTATATATACCTTGATCGTGAACAAAAGACAAGATATATCTTTTGCCATTTGAGCAAGATGTATCACGACATTGTTTGGTTTGATACTGTCATGATAAACGAGCGCCAGTTTAGCGAATGCCTCAGATAAATCAACAAATGTCTTGGTGTCCATTCCATTTACGATAGAAGCAATGTTACCGTACGCATCGATCACTGAAAAAACCGACAATTTAAAATGACGTCAATAAGAGAAATTggttaaatgtattaataaaaatgtacaataataaagcTTTCTCTATAgctttctaatatataaaaaagaaaagatttcatcatacgttttataagaaaatcgATTTATTGTTAGGTATTAGTATTGTATAGAATTAAATCTGTAAGAAAGTGTGCTTAATATTAGTAAGGGAGAGatattctatatttctataaaataatacatttctaaataatcttccgaaatttacatttgatctctcttttctttctctatccctttctctctttgttttaatttcatatacatataatgtatatcaCTATGTATCTTCTTCTGTTATCTGTGAATTACGttgtaaaaatcttttagaATGAACTCGCGATAAGGTCGAAAATAAAGATTCCCAGATTAAAGAGTCGTTAGGATATAATGGATAGATCGCTTTCACCTTTCGTCAACAGTTCCGTTTCCAATTGCACATCCGTGTCGAAGACGATTACGCCGTTTAAAGTGGCAAAGAATAGCTTAAAGATTGTGCCCCCTTTTGTGAATAAATTCCTCAATTCTTGCATCACGCCGCTCAATAATACTCCATATTTTGGgctgtaataatttttcaacagtgtctttcattttatatattattcaatatattatataaaatatattatataaaaattcctaacaattctttttttcttacaagtatttttttaaataataacagaaatGTCGCAATAgtgtcaatatataatattaatgaaaatttctttagaaaaaataaactaatgtactaataataataatgatacaaatagtaaaaataattataataaaattataaaaaataaattaaataaaaatatgctataaaaataaataataatataaaaaattaataataaaacaattatatcctttatcaaataaaataatatttatattgcaaatttacttGCAAccacatatttatatcaaacttaaacaatgttttaacaatatttaaaaatattttaatttatattaaaatgagtatattgtttatattttatattaaaatttatcaacatCTGACAGATACCTGGTTTTGCAATGCtcgaaaatgatttttatcgtTTCGGGTAAAGTATCGCATAACGACGTGACATAAGGAGCTCGAACTTCTCCAAGTGTGGATACATGTTCTATGCAATTCTTCCAGAAGGCAAGCATGCCATCACAGATACgcaatttatgtttaatatcatCTAGATCATCGAGTCTCACGTTATCGCTTGTTATTTTATCGTCTATGGATCTTACGATCTTTATTGTtaccgaaaaaaattaaaaatatctcaatataaaagataaagcgATAAGTATCAGATCAAATTAGGGATAAAATTTGCTTTGCatacaatatatcataattataattttacacacataatacatgcaaatataaatttaaaaaaataatatattatatattatgaacataatataataataattttaaaattacctGTGATAGAAAATGTTGAGCTTTCGGCAAAACTTTTTTGAAAAGTTGCTCGTCAAGCGATTCAACTATATATCTAGAGAGACATTGCTTTAATATTTGTAGCAAGCACTCTGTATCGAGAACAAAATCTTTGTTTTCCAGTAACTCGTAATGATTAGAAAAAACATTaaggattaataattttacaattaatgggatattatcgcaaaaaaattatgtaagtatacatcaaaatttcttattttcaatattattataacatctatatattattattattatatatatatatatatatatatatatatatatatatatatatatatatatatatttttttttttttcatatttttcaagctTAACAtgcttttctttaaataaaaagatgtacttttatttttcttacattttataaaatgtaagaaacCGGAATGTACCAGAATTATAATTCTGGTaccaaaattaattgattttgtatcatgaaaaatttttgcaacgtaattaattttttaaaacaatgtaaattgtatcacattaacattttatgatatatttttaaaaaagttatttggaTATACTTTTTGTTTCCAATCATCTTGTATATTAAAAGGATATTTGTAACTTGTTCACTTGGCTGTCGTCTATATCGAAAAAGTCTTTTTCGAGCTGGTAGCTCGAAGCTTCGCTAAAACTGATTGTATTACTGGGTGATGACATCTTTCAGTGCAATCTAttctagaatataaaatataaaaactaaattaatacaaaattattaatacaaaaaaatatttacttcttatattatcaattaacaTGTAAACcttcgaaaaattattactaactttttatatttaataattcttttctattCTATTATTCCAAGTATTTCtcctattatattttcaagtatTCTATGAATGTAATTACTACTTGATTAGTGTGATACTACTAAAGAGATTTAGATACAACTTATTGAtctaatttattgattaatcaataagtataataaagttaaaatacacTAATAGAGGTAGTTCAAACTATTTGGCAGTAATTTCACAACAGTTCCAATGTGAAGATCGATCAACGGTAGGGGGGAAGGTTGTAATCAGACCTCTCCCCTCCCGATCGCGAATAATACGTAGAAGCGAAGCAAATCGAAAATTTCTTGGCAATGCTCGAGGTTGCCGAAGTTTGCTGATAAGGACGTCAATTAAGGCAGCTCCAAGCTCTAATCGCCGATTTACCAAAACTTTCTGTCTGCAATTTCTGCGCTATCGCCGACAAGCGAAATTGTAACCCACTTCTCGAGAGGATTTGACTGATCGAGTCGATGAAAAATCGATTTGTTGAACATCCCCTTCAACACTTCATCCTTTAACTCTTTAATTATCGCGAGTGTTTTTAATACGTTCatcaaattgcatttttttaaaggatGTAGACAAAATTTGAAAGTAAGAAATTACTGAAATGAAAGTATTGTGATCAATATTTTTAgccataataaaaattaaaaatctgaacTGATTAATACAGAGGTTTCTGAAGTcctaaatataatagaatgaataaaaaaaaagattgaaacgACCATAGAAAATTAgcatatatttgcaaaaactaACAGGGAGGAGACATCCTGGATGCTTAACTAGCTTTTTTCATCGATGCAATAAGACCGTACAAATAGGAAGAATTCCGATCAGAAGAAAAGGGGAAGATAATCGCGGAGCGTCGACCAATTGGAGGGTAAACGAGCGAGAAAAGAAGCCGATCCCAGCCAGGAATTGGAATGATCGAGCCGTCGACTTGCCATGGCAACTGCGGACAACAAGCTGTCAGATGATGGGCAGAGTTTTGATCAATAATACCGGCAGTGACTGGCTGCCTCTGCCGGCGGTTCTCGAATTCGATATACGGAGTCGCGCGAACGGTGATTTCGACGACTCCCAAACAACAGCACGTGGTCGCTGCGTTGTAGTAAGGACAGAGGGTGGTAAAGGGGTTAAGAGAGGGTGGTTCCGACACGTGACCACGCGAGCGACGTGTACCAGGCTGAGTCACGGAAGATGGATTTGAGCGATGTGATTTTCGATCGAGAGATGCTAATTTTTCGTCCCTGAATTACGAATTCGAGCCACCAAAAGCGGCACTGACTACTGATTGCAATATACCGACGACCGACGTTTCGGTACTTCGATATCTATCGAAAAAGTTTGATCTATTAAGTCCACATGATATCTAaacattatattcaaaataaagcagaagtaataaataagaaaataaatctctaCAGTAGAATAGAAAGAGATTAAAGTTTGCTATTGATGAAAGAATTATCTTCATTTAAATTCCCTTCAATTATCTCTTAtttcttactttaataatgcggaaaaatacatacaaaaagataattattcactcaaggaagaaaaatatatattataatcacagtaaagtttttttatctatacattcttttttttaagatttaaaagttattcacactttttctaataaaataattctaattaattgtatggaataaatacagataaacaattaatttaaaacgatataattaataaaataagtttcataatttcttttttaaagagaaggaagcaaattattttacttatttttccgCATCATTAAAAacaacgaaaatatttttaaactaaataagttaaaacattttgtatatacatttatatatatatatatatatatatatacagatagaGCGTGATGTTATATCACCCCGTGGCCTCGAGAGCATCGTGTACGAAGTCAGCGAGGAGTTCGACCACCTTGGTAGCGCTGACAGTGATCGTAATGACGGGGGTTAATGGTACTAGTACAATAGTAGTATTAGTGTGTTGATCGCCGTTCAAagcagaaagagaaagagagagagagagaaagctaGCGATACATCTGTACTTGACAGGCATGTTGGTGAACCGAGCTTGGATTTGGTACACACATTGACGAGTGGGTAAAGGGTGATGGCAATGGATGAAGCTAGTCAGTCAGTCGGCGCCCTGTCGCGGCGTCGACAACGTTCCTCGTTCCTGGACTCTTCGCTCGAGGATCGAGAACTAAAAGAGAGTCCCACGTATGTTTCTAAaaagtaagtatatatatgtattttaaatcataagcACAAATTTGCGTAGGATTAGTTATAATTTGGCAAATTTGCAGCAAGCTATGCGCTTATCTTTTTAAGTTACAAGCCCCTATAAAACACGTAAGgcttataattttgatgatcctttctcttttaaaaatattttaaaattgctgcATTAAATGCTATTCttcaaataatacattaaatttattgttagtaatgTAATTGGCAGGTAGCAACGCTTTAGTGGAGTAAAAGCAATTTGTATTAGATGAAGGAAACGATATATTAACTAAACACCAAATCAATTAATCGATCAATAGTTCTACCTGAAGAGCGATTCTGGCGATTCTGTCGAGAAGATGCACTGACAATGTAAAGACGATTGCTCGGAAATGTCTAGCGGTAGAAGAGCGACGAGACCCGTCAGACAGCTGTCGTTGCAGCAGCTTGTGCCACGTCGACAGCACATTAGACGACAGAAATCGGCGGAGGACGATTGCAGCAAGTCTTTGCAGATTTATGCGAATCCGATCGCGCGCGACAGACTAGCCACAAATGCAACGGACAAGCCCAAGGTGCGATTGACTGAAGAATCTCTTGCTTCGTTAGAATGCTATATGTTCATTGTCCTTTCACCATCTGAAAAACGATATAATGTCCTATATATTATCTGTccatatttaacatattttatataaataatcaaattattatatatatatatctgcatcTATTATAACTGACAGGTACGAGTCGCGTGGAACGACGATCGTCGCGATGGTTTAGCTCAAGTTGAGGTGGTAGCTCGGCAGATCCCGAGCCGATCCAGACCAACCACGGGCCGATCTTCCAGGACTTATGCCACCACGGAAAAGGCGTCTATTCTCTACTCGAGGCAGGAGCTCGCCGAGAGGCTGCGGCTTGCGTGGAAGCATCGCGAGCAGAACAAAGCGAACATTGACATTTTCTTGGCACACAACGTGGAGGAGCGCTGCGAATCTGAGTTATCAATGTCATCTTCGCCAACTCCCCTTTCTACAGAGAAACTTGATTTTATGCAAGATGAAGAAAGAAGCCCGCCAAGTCTAAAAATATCTACTAGCAATTTAAAAGACCAAGAAAAGAAAACGCGTGTCGATGACGGAGATGAAAGGAAATGCGAAAGAAAGCTGGAGGCTGCGTCCGGAATGATAGAAAATGATTTGCTGATGAAGAAAGATGAGAATGTGATGAAGAGCGTGGAAAAGCAGGGAGGAGAAACCGAGGTAtgcatctatataaataattagttgctcgataattattaatatataaacaatataattatatttcgtatattacaatgaaatcccataaatttaatatagcgTGATACATTTTGAcctttcattttaaaatatgcaaaataaatttttttccataaatttgaaaatacgaTATCtcaaagaatgaaaaatttttttgaaggaAAAggatcttttcatttttattattatctctatattataataaatttcttttccaagataaataaatataaatattactttctctaaaaaaaaaaaaaaaaaaaattaatagtcgCAGAATATTATCGATCTTTTCAGAGAACGACAAACACGCAAATGAATTCGGACGTcgaggagaaaaagaagaagacgagGATAAATATCGATTGCACGAGCCTTCACCTTCCGCCGAACAATCAATTACATCCTTCAACCACCGTTTCATCCTTGAAATCGGAAAACGCAGATCCAGCGAAGACCAATGACAATTTCTTGTCGGCGAGGCAGAAGCGCGCGAGTTTTCAGAGCGGCACCAATCGTGCCTTTCTGATACCGATGACGGAAAAGTCTCCGAAGGAGATGACAGAAGCGAAGGATAAGATCGCATCGGCGAAATCGATTGAGATCAGATGCGCCTCGGCCGCGACGAAATCAGATCGGCCGATCGACAGAGGCACCATTCTCGCGAGGAGTTCGTCCACGACGAGCTTGGAGAAAACGAGGAGAACGAATTCCGCACCGCCGCAAAGGCGAAATGCCGCACCCGGGACGCGCGTTCAAGTGAACATCGTGATCGACGCGCCTGGTCTCGCCGAAGCTACGGATAAGTCGGCCGTTTGCGGAAAAATGCAGGATGAAAAAGTTGAGGCTGTGGAAAAAATCGAGGAAAGTTCGACGAAGGTAGAGAACTGcccaaatttttttctttttatcgagTTCTATTTATCATTTCATCCACTTTATGAACAAAAAAggaattgatatataaatcataaatatatgaaaaaatatatataatataaagaataaataagaaaatatataaagataaatatcgcGTAAACTGTCTTCTATATAGATATCACGAGGCGAGCGATCGATAAGATCGGCGCCTCTGAAGAAGAGGTCGAAGAGCGCGAAGAGACGCTTCCTCGCTTCGTCAGGATGCAAGGACGAGGATCGTGAAGGACGTGGGAAGAGTTCCGTAGATCCCAGAACGAGCGACGTGATTACTATGGTATCGTTAGTCAGCTCAGCTGATAGTGACAGCGACGCGGAAAACTCACCAGGCGACGATAAACTCATCAACGAGTTACGAAGCAAGTTACCCACTACGCCCATCATCAAAACGTCCATCAATCCTAATCCCACTATACTGAGAAAACCT
This sequence is a window from Anoplolepis gracilipes chromosome 10, ASM4749672v1, whole genome shotgun sequence. Protein-coding genes within it:
- the LOC140669923 gene encoding FIGNL1-interacting regulator of recombination and mitosis: MSSPSNTISFSEASSYQLEKDFFDIDDSQVNKLQELLENKDFVLDTECLLQILKQCLSRYIVESLDEQLFKKVLPKAQHFLSQIVRSIDDKITSDNVRLDDLDDIKHKLRICDGMLAFWKNCIEHVSTLGEVRAPYVTSLCDTLPETIKIIFEHCKTSPKYGVLLSGVMQELRNLFTKGGTIFKLFFATLNGVIVFDTDVQLETELLTKVIDAYGNIASIVNGMDTKTFVDLSEAFAKLALVYHDSIKPNNVVIHLAQMAKDISCLLFTIKDQKDKNTERSLMVAMRLLKILEKLTAVYNKCLSYETMLHLVKLSAHIYGYLCFNLTKGDEGTISIDATSLLDIIFNHDDFKQVYFQYGKQIVSHDQQVNYHLLTIAIMKKLNKMPYEHHCKWSLGSDSILNVALTYIEYLGEEICVGELRLSGTHEIGESSQLISVYEATLIFFCDLVSKIRPEDFHTLETLLLKYLLCGHFWSSLLSLDVWCFIGKLGTSQLCVDHIKHLIKVSVILIERRDSIEAIMLDHLIISLFELLTEDMKSALLKNLVENLDTNYEPILYLLIARTKGFSLKQLRHQYEDLPKAFLDLQEHPSIRNWKRLMQSISAMITVDYSDNKDIIESLNKIWTFVEDAIIECEGKQLNILTDLIVNLIDATCLGNLQDNTFCSILKSIAISCVYLPPHGKIKVCYFLRRCAEDLDHCGVQSVASILIGLFAHLLENENPWVRQEALKTFEYMGQKCSEQLIAKIAKALAKIPNISSVMQAYLSSRPYYSLEGFANKQDYFRYLAKAIQNRNKHICYEYNESEREEKMPRLEKEENSCDVIKPISIIQLDERAEELCTELTKVLEGRAVIRDTVCRKLITIVEKILRAK
- the LOC140669924 gene encoding uncharacterized protein — its product is MSSGRRATRPVRQLSLQQLVPRRQHIRRQKSAEDDCSKSLQIYANPIARDRLATNATDKPKVRVAWNDDRRDGLAQVEVVARQIPSRSRPTTGRSSRTYATTEKASILYSRQELAERLRLAWKHREQNKANIDIFLAHNVEERCESELSMSSSPTPLSTEKLDFMQDEERSPPSLKISTSNLKDQEKKTRVDDGDERKCERKLEAASGMIENDLLMKKDENVMKSVEKQGGETERTTNTQMNSDVEEKKKKTRINIDCTSLHLPPNNQLHPSTTVSSLKSENADPAKTNDNFLSARQKRASFQSGTNRAFLIPMTEKSPKEMTEAKDKIASAKSIEIRCASAATKSDRPIDRGTILARSSSTTSLEKTRRTNSAPPQRRNAAPGTRVQVNIVIDAPGLAEATDKSAVCGKMQDEKVEAVEKIEESSTKISRGERSIRSAPLKKRSKSAKRRFLASSGCKDEDREGRGKSSVDPRTSDVITMVSLVSSADSDSDAENSPGDDKLINELRSKLPTTPIIKTSINPNPTILRKPIKSVSFQRDSFDEEPTKDEKRIANNVQPPYFGFSLNITHGNGCKDSPEQDLAIDDGVVSTPTLTAVPALLISQDAEKPMPEAPLTDREKRCLAVPIGDLHDKKRKLLRTRSTPSRPIITEQTNNVPMEMKEQSLTMSRIDLVAVPIPPIDIPLSKVEHFSNETLPTKETSQEMIPSEPHFQTTKEKECWHLYRRMCDKGVCVSFDTVLRGMLTPTEYRLRQKECSQDLR